One Polynucleobacter sp. MWH-Spelu-300-X4 genomic window carries:
- a CDS encoding glycosyltransferase family 9 protein gives MKYKKILVIATRQIGDTLITTPLISAVKKIWPRAKIDFFGYENSLSMLSGNPDLNAVIGTKPRPKFKDYLHQFFRLFQRYDLAIITQPSDRAYLYGLIAARHRVGVIPNEPKLNWWKKKVCIHTVEVDYFHQHVIAEKIHLLEKFTDEATLFGSPISVTPPLAATLPTEISGQLNSEYVVLHPSPLTAYKRWPLAHWVSLIEKLSPHQQVVLSAGPVAQDKELNKNIIALLSDTARKNVLNLDGCLKLDQLGTLLRQAKLYIGVDTSVTHLAAACNTPTITLFGATPPTNFGPWPNGFIGKQPYQLKGSPQKVGNVTIIQGPGECVPCRKAGCEDRSNSRSDCLNNLTLEQVLDAVKTYAIKF, from the coding sequence ATGAAATATAAAAAAATTTTAGTTATTGCCACTCGGCAAATCGGTGACACGCTCATTACAACACCACTCATTAGCGCCGTGAAAAAGATATGGCCTCGTGCAAAAATTGATTTTTTCGGTTACGAAAATAGTCTTTCCATGCTATCTGGCAATCCTGATTTAAATGCCGTTATTGGCACTAAACCCCGCCCCAAATTTAAGGACTACCTTCATCAGTTTTTTAGATTATTTCAACGCTACGATTTAGCCATCATCACACAACCAAGTGACCGCGCCTATTTATATGGCCTCATTGCAGCGAGACATCGCGTAGGTGTTATACCCAACGAACCAAAACTCAATTGGTGGAAGAAAAAAGTTTGCATTCATACCGTTGAAGTCGATTACTTTCACCAACACGTGATTGCAGAAAAGATTCATCTATTAGAGAAATTCACAGATGAAGCTACGTTATTCGGCTCACCAATCAGTGTGACCCCACCTCTAGCAGCTACCTTACCTACAGAAATAAGCGGTCAACTGAACTCAGAATATGTCGTCCTTCATCCAAGCCCGCTAACAGCTTATAAACGCTGGCCACTGGCCCATTGGGTTAGCTTAATTGAAAAACTAAGCCCTCACCAACAAGTCGTTTTAAGCGCAGGCCCTGTGGCGCAAGATAAAGAACTCAATAAAAATATCATTGCCTTATTAAGTGATACCGCAAGAAAAAATGTACTGAATTTAGATGGATGCTTAAAGCTAGATCAATTAGGCACACTACTACGACAGGCTAAGCTATACATCGGCGTTGATACATCCGTGACGCATTTAGCTGCCGCCTGTAACACGCCTACCATCACCCTATTTGGTGCCACCCCACCAACTAACTTTGGGCCATGGCCCAATGGCTTTATCGGTAAGCAACCTTACCAATTAAAAGGCAGTCCACAGAAAGTTGGCAACGTCACCATCATTCAGGGGCCCGGTGAATGCGTGCCCTGCAGAAAAGCTGGTTGCGAAGATAGGTCGAATAGCAGAAGCGACTGCTTAAACAATCTAACGCTAGAGCAAGTATTAGACGCCGTTAAGACCTACGCTATTAAGTTTTAA
- a CDS encoding glycosyltransferase family 2 protein — protein sequence MGLSVILITKNEEANLKDCLESISFANEIIVVDSQSSDKTVEIAQSFGAKVENTSDWPGFGPQKNRALNLATQEWVLSIDADERVTPELKNEILEIINGPSGVDCYAIPRLSWYCGKFMKHSGWYPDYVERLFKRGSAKFSDHLVHERLLPTGPVKKLRNHFLHYSYRNFEQVLKKVDTYSTASAKQAFEKGKRGNLFQALFHGFWAFFRTYIIKKGFLDGQYGLALAISNAATSYYKYIKLWQLNNSQNKPQQ from the coding sequence ATGGGCTTATCAGTTATTTTAATTACCAAAAATGAAGAAGCTAATCTCAAGGACTGCCTTGAGAGTATTTCCTTCGCCAATGAGATTATCGTCGTTGACAGTCAAAGCAGCGATAAAACCGTAGAAATCGCTCAATCCTTTGGTGCAAAGGTTGAAAATACAAGCGATTGGCCAGGTTTCGGCCCTCAAAAAAATCGGGCGCTTAACTTAGCCACTCAAGAGTGGGTGCTGTCTATCGACGCCGATGAACGGGTTACCCCAGAGCTAAAAAATGAGATTTTAGAGATCATTAATGGTCCATCTGGCGTTGACTGCTATGCCATACCAAGGCTTTCTTGGTACTGCGGTAAGTTTATGAAACATTCAGGCTGGTATCCAGATTATGTTGAGCGTTTGTTTAAAAGAGGCAGCGCGAAATTTTCAGATCATTTGGTTCATGAACGACTCTTACCAACTGGACCCGTTAAAAAACTCCGCAACCATTTTCTACATTACAGTTATAGAAACTTTGAGCAGGTACTAAAAAAGGTTGATACTTATTCAACTGCGTCGGCAAAACAAGCTTTTGAAAAAGGTAAAAGAGGCAATTTATTTCAAGCCTTGTTTCATGGTTTCTGGGCTTTTTTTAGAACCTACATTATTAAAAAAGGTTTTCTAGATGGTCAGTATGGCCTAGCACTCGCTATTTCTAATGCTGCCACCTCGTACTACAAGTACATCAAGTTATGGCAATTAAATAATAGCCAAAATAAGCCACAACAATAA
- the msbA gene encoding lipid A export permease/ATP-binding protein MsbA: MDSNSIKLSTQTALVRLLKYALPYKLAVLGAFIGLAIVAASETAIPALLKPLLDRGFSGKLDQKLWHVPAFLVGLAFIRGLAQFGSNYAMGHITNAILYKLREQMFTRLLQAPADLFQNKSAASLINAVVFEVNSVLQVITTIAINLVRDSLTVIGLMAYLFYLNWRLTLLILIIFPIIGYMAKAINKRLRQLFKVSQDMTNELSYIVEEAVGGYKVVKLHGGEVYEKQRFSLIAEKLRRYSMKITVAGGLNQPITQIIASIALSGVLLVAIFQSSVAETTVGGFVAFITALILIISPLKHLADINQPLQRGVAAAEMIFTLMDQPIEEEISRRSTSQKLDKAKGEIEFKSVDFAYGAAALLGGSDNSGSKDILRNIDLKIAAGEVVAFVGPSGSGKSTLVNLLPRFFKPTQGNIFLDGIDIEQIDLKDLRRQIAFVSQDVVLFNDTIAANVAYGLPENQIDLSRVHDALAAANLAELVKELPEGIRAQIGDNGNRLSGGQRQRLAIARAIYKDAPILILDEATSALDSESERQVQDALERLMAGRTTLMIAHRLSTIENANRIVVLDHGKIVENGSHAQLIEQNGLYASLHRLQFSQV; this comes from the coding sequence ATGGATTCAAATAGTATTAAATTAAGCACCCAAACGGCACTTGTTCGCTTGCTCAAATATGCGTTGCCATACAAATTGGCGGTATTGGGGGCATTTATTGGCCTGGCTATTGTGGCAGCCTCAGAGACGGCTATTCCGGCGCTTTTGAAACCTTTATTAGATCGTGGATTTAGTGGCAAGCTAGATCAAAAATTGTGGCATGTGCCTGCTTTTTTGGTGGGCTTGGCCTTTATTCGTGGTTTGGCTCAATTTGGCTCTAATTACGCCATGGGGCATATTACCAATGCCATTTTGTACAAATTGCGTGAGCAAATGTTTACACGCTTACTTCAGGCTCCGGCAGATTTATTTCAAAACAAATCAGCTGCTTCATTAATTAATGCGGTTGTATTTGAGGTTAATTCGGTTCTTCAAGTGATTACGACGATTGCTATCAACTTAGTAAGAGATAGTTTGACGGTGATTGGCTTGATGGCTTACCTGTTTTATTTGAATTGGCGCTTAACTTTATTAATTCTGATTATTTTTCCAATTATTGGTTATATGGCTAAGGCTATCAATAAGCGCTTACGTCAATTATTTAAAGTTAGCCAAGATATGACCAATGAATTATCTTATATCGTTGAAGAAGCTGTGGGTGGCTATAAAGTGGTGAAGCTTCACGGCGGTGAGGTTTATGAGAAACAACGTTTTTCTTTAATCGCTGAAAAATTGCGCCGTTACTCCATGAAGATAACGGTAGCAGGTGGTCTTAATCAGCCAATCACACAGATCATTGCTTCTATTGCCTTATCAGGTGTTTTATTGGTGGCGATTTTCCAATCCTCGGTTGCTGAAACAACTGTTGGTGGTTTTGTGGCCTTCATTACAGCATTGATCTTAATTATTTCCCCTTTGAAACATCTAGCGGATATTAACCAACCGCTACAACGTGGCGTGGCCGCTGCTGAAATGATTTTCACTTTGATGGATCAGCCTATTGAAGAAGAGATTTCTAGGCGTTCAACTTCTCAGAAATTAGATAAAGCAAAAGGTGAAATTGAGTTTAAGTCTGTAGATTTTGCTTATGGAGCAGCTGCTTTATTAGGCGGTTCTGATAATTCAGGATCGAAAGATATTTTAAGAAATATCGATTTAAAAATTGCTGCAGGTGAAGTGGTGGCATTTGTTGGTCCTTCTGGAAGTGGTAAGTCAACTTTGGTGAACCTTTTGCCACGTTTCTTTAAGCCTACTCAAGGAAATATCTTTTTAGATGGCATCGATATTGAGCAAATTGATCTAAAAGATTTGCGTCGTCAAATTGCATTCGTTAGCCAAGATGTAGTTTTATTTAATGACACGATTGCTGCGAATGTGGCCTATGGTTTGCCTGAGAATCAAATTGACTTGAGCCGAGTCCATGATGCTTTGGCGGCGGCTAATTTGGCGGAGTTAGTTAAAGAATTGCCAGAAGGTATTCGTGCGCAGATAGGAGATAACGGTAATCGTTTATCGGGTGGTCAGCGCCAACGTTTAGCAATTGCTCGCGCTATTTACAAAGATGCGCCTATTCTGATTTTGGATGAAGCTACTTCGGCATTGGACTCTGAGTCTGAGCGTCAAGTACAAGATGCTTTAGAACGTCTGATGGCAGGTAGAACGACACTCATGATTGCTCATCGCTTATCAACGATTGAAAATGCAAATCGTATCGTTGTTTTAGATCATGGCAAGATTGTTGAAAATGGCTCACATGCACAATTGATTGAGCAAAACGGTTTATACGCTAGCTTGCACCGATTACAGTTTTCTCAGGTTTAG
- the rng gene encoding ribonuclease G, translating into MIEEILVNITPQETRVAIIQQGVVQELHVERSQSRGIVGNIYLGKVTRVLPGMQSAFVDIGLDKAAFLHVADLWMPKNSKPENTPIEKLVFDGQTILVQVLKDPLGTKGARLSTHISIAGRNLVYLPQEDNGNQIAISQKIESLEQRDALKKRFQALLSESAQGSYILRTSAEDAADQELVNDLNYLNATWARVKDGTNRLPAPSLLHQDLSLAERVLRDLATDATGQIRIDSAENFDKLTSFAKDFTPNQLNKLVLYRGERPLFDLFDTESEINRALGRRVDLKSGGYLMIDQTESMTTIDVNTGSYVGARTFDDTIYKTNLEAAQIIARQLRLRNLGGIIIVDFIDMHTKEHQEAVLEELKRNLSRDRTRTSVNPFSELGLVEMTRKRTRESLAHLLCEPCEVCQGKGQVKTAQSICYEILREVLREHRQFNPKEFRIIASADVIDRFLEEESGHLAQLIEFIGKPIRLQSESSFNQEQYDIVLN; encoded by the coding sequence ATGATTGAAGAAATATTAGTCAACATCACACCACAAGAAACACGTGTGGCCATCATTCAACAAGGAGTTGTTCAAGAACTTCACGTTGAACGTAGCCAAAGCCGTGGGATTGTGGGGAATATTTATTTAGGTAAGGTGACACGCGTACTTCCAGGTATGCAATCGGCATTCGTGGATATCGGCTTAGATAAAGCAGCGTTTTTGCATGTGGCTGACTTATGGATGCCAAAAAATTCAAAGCCCGAAAACACCCCCATTGAAAAGTTAGTTTTTGATGGGCAAACCATTTTGGTTCAAGTCTTAAAAGATCCATTAGGCACCAAGGGCGCACGACTCAGCACACACATTAGTATTGCCGGCCGCAATTTGGTTTATTTGCCACAAGAAGACAATGGCAATCAAATTGCCATATCGCAAAAAATAGAATCTTTAGAGCAACGCGATGCTCTAAAAAAACGTTTTCAAGCACTCCTTTCGGAATCAGCTCAAGGTAGTTATATTTTAAGAACTAGCGCCGAAGATGCTGCTGACCAAGAGTTGGTCAACGACTTAAATTATTTAAATGCCACCTGGGCAAGGGTTAAAGATGGCACCAATCGCCTACCTGCCCCAAGCCTACTACACCAAGACTTAAGTCTTGCGGAACGTGTTTTAAGAGATCTTGCAACAGATGCTACCGGTCAAATCAGAATTGACTCAGCAGAGAATTTTGACAAACTCACTTCATTTGCTAAAGACTTCACACCAAATCAACTGAATAAATTAGTGCTCTATCGAGGCGAAAGGCCGCTATTTGATTTATTTGATACAGAATCTGAAATCAATCGTGCATTGGGTCGTCGTGTCGATCTAAAGTCAGGCGGCTATTTGATGATTGATCAAACAGAATCAATGACCACGATTGATGTCAATACAGGTAGTTATGTTGGCGCTAGAACGTTTGACGACACCATCTACAAAACAAATCTAGAAGCAGCGCAAATCATTGCTAGGCAACTGCGCCTCCGTAATTTAGGCGGCATCATCATCGTTGACTTCATTGATATGCATACAAAAGAGCATCAAGAAGCAGTTCTTGAGGAACTTAAGAGAAATCTATCTCGTGATCGAACCCGTACATCCGTGAATCCATTCTCGGAATTAGGTCTAGTTGAAATGACACGCAAGCGCACGCGCGAATCATTGGCTCACCTACTCTGCGAGCCTTGCGAAGTGTGTCAAGGAAAAGGGCAAGTCAAAACTGCCCAAAGTATTTGTTATGAAATCCTGCGAGAAGTCTTACGCGAGCATCGCCAATTCAACCCTAAAGAGTTCAGAATCATCGCTAGCGCCGATGTGATTGATCGATTCTTAGAAGAAGAAAGTGGGCATTTAGCCCAACTCATCGAGTTTATTGGCAAACCTATTCGACTACAGTCAGAGTCTAGTTTTAACCAAGAACAATACGATATCGTTCTTAACTAA
- a CDS encoding nucleoside triphosphate pyrophosphatase: MYTYLYLASQSPRRQELLQQMGVTYKLLIADATEDTESLENHIAGESSLEYVQRVTLAKLTASVNRLQTRHLPWAPILCADTTVSIQVSDSEGTEEILGKPVDNEDAVRILQQLSGKTHQVHTAIAIQNELDGKPELLISSSNVTFEKLSIDQIHAYIATGEHMGKAGAYGIQGLAACFIKHIEGSFSGIMGLPVFETAQIIKNVVEYKLN; the protein is encoded by the coding sequence ATGTACACCTATCTTTATCTAGCTTCTCAGAGTCCTCGCAGACAAGAGTTACTCCAACAAATGGGCGTGACATACAAGCTACTCATTGCCGATGCGACTGAAGATACAGAATCTCTAGAGAATCATATTGCTGGTGAATCTTCCCTTGAATATGTTCAGCGCGTGACATTAGCTAAACTAACCGCCTCGGTTAACAGACTTCAAACTAGGCATCTACCCTGGGCACCCATCTTATGTGCCGATACTACTGTGAGCATTCAAGTCAGTGACTCAGAAGGTACAGAAGAGATTTTGGGCAAACCCGTCGATAACGAAGATGCGGTACGCATTTTGCAACAACTAAGCGGCAAGACTCATCAAGTACATACAGCGATTGCCATACAAAATGAATTGGATGGCAAGCCTGAGTTATTAATTTCCAGCTCCAACGTCACCTTCGAAAAACTAAGCATTGATCAGATTCATGCGTATATCGCAACAGGCGAACATATGGGTAAAGCAGGCGCTTACGGTATTCAAGGATTAGCCGCCTGCTTTATAAAACATATCGAAGGCAGTTTCAGCGGTATCATGGGGCTTCCAGTATTTGAAACGGCACAAATCATTAAAAATGTCGTGGAATACAAACTTAACTAA
- the rlmH gene encoding 23S rRNA (pseudouridine(1915)-N(3))-methyltransferase RlmH, with translation MKLWVIAVGHKMPAWAETATQDYVKRMPADCAIQIKELKPDINPAKEAVKIREAIPKGTHIIAMDERGKDLSTQDLANQMSHWRQDGKDIVLLIGGADGLDPELKKEAASMIRLSSMTLPHAMARVLLVEQLYRAWTILQGHPYHRV, from the coding sequence ATGAAGCTTTGGGTCATTGCTGTTGGTCACAAAATGCCTGCCTGGGCAGAAACAGCGACCCAAGATTACGTCAAGCGCATGCCAGCCGACTGCGCTATTCAAATCAAAGAACTTAAACCGGACATTAATCCAGCTAAAGAAGCAGTGAAGATTCGGGAAGCGATTCCCAAAGGGACTCACATCATTGCCATGGATGAACGGGGCAAAGACCTATCGACGCAAGATTTAGCGAACCAGATGAGCCATTGGCGGCAAGATGGCAAAGATATCGTTTTACTGATTGGTGGCGCAGATGGTTTGGATCCAGAATTAAAGAAAGAAGCGGCATCCATGATTCGCTTATCAAGCATGACACTACCCCATGCCATGGCGCGAGTTTTATTGGTTGAGCAGCTCTACCGTGCTTGGACGATTTTGCAAGGCCACCCCTATCACCGCGTTTAG
- the rsfS gene encoding ribosome silencing factor, with protein MDLRKLQRTIIDALEDVKAQDIRVFDTTKLSNLFDRVIIATGNSNRQTKSLAMSVKEAVKEKGGDVISVEGMETGEWVLVDCGDIVVHILQPMLRSYYQLEGMWGDKPVRVKLGGSGKTSKRFASEPEDDEDE; from the coding sequence ATGGATCTTCGCAAATTACAACGCACGATTATTGATGCTCTTGAGGATGTTAAAGCTCAAGATATTCGCGTTTTTGATACAACCAAGTTAAGTAACTTGTTTGACCGCGTCATCATCGCCACCGGTAACAGCAATCGCCAAACTAAATCATTAGCGATGTCTGTTAAAGAAGCCGTTAAAGAAAAAGGTGGTGATGTTATTTCTGTAGAAGGTATGGAAACCGGAGAATGGGTTTTGGTGGACTGTGGCGATATCGTCGTTCATATCCTTCAACCAATGCTACGCTCTTATTACCAATTAGAAGGCATGTGGGGCGATAAACCTGTACGAGTCAAACTTGGTGGCAGTGGCAAGACCTCCAAGCGCTTTGCTAGCGAACCAGAGGATGATGAGGACGAGTAA
- the nadD gene encoding nicotinate (nicotinamide) nucleotide adenylyltransferase — MSDHLDNSSNPIRKRKSIGILGGTFDPPHWGHLRLAEHFSRVLQLDHIIWMPAGQPWQKGTDITPAKDRLAMSEYAIETLHDLFVDHHIYTKIEISTLEMAREGPSYAIDTAKEIRALYGSEASITWLMGQDSWENLKTWHQWPELPKYVHLAVASRPQAVIDSEKLASMAGVFAEQQTQDPQLLQLNPNGHVLFDQNLQINLASSQLRDAFIRGSWDEIADAIPPLVLEYIESKGLYRNK, encoded by the coding sequence GTGAGCGATCATTTAGACAATTCATCCAACCCTATCCGCAAACGTAAATCGATTGGCATATTAGGCGGCACATTTGATCCACCACACTGGGGTCACCTCAGACTAGCAGAACATTTTTCTAGAGTTTTGCAGTTAGATCACATTATCTGGATGCCGGCAGGACAACCTTGGCAAAAAGGGACTGATATCACCCCCGCTAAAGACCGTTTAGCGATGAGCGAATATGCGATTGAAACTTTGCATGACTTATTTGTTGACCACCATATCTATACAAAAATTGAAATCAGCACCCTAGAAATGGCGCGTGAAGGCCCTAGCTACGCTATCGATACCGCCAAAGAAATAAGGGCTCTATATGGTTCAGAAGCCTCCATTACTTGGCTCATGGGTCAAGATAGTTGGGAAAACCTAAAAACCTGGCATCAATGGCCAGAATTGCCTAAATATGTGCATTTGGCTGTCGCAAGCCGGCCTCAAGCCGTCATCGATAGCGAAAAATTAGCCTCTATGGCCGGTGTTTTTGCTGAGCAACAGACTCAAGACCCTCAATTGCTACAATTGAACCCAAATGGCCATGTTCTGTTTGATCAGAACTTGCAGATTAATCTTGCTTCTAGCCAACTTCGTGATGCCTTTATACGTGGCTCATGGGATGAAATAGCTGATGCAATACCTCCTTTGGTACTCGAATACATCGAATCCAAAGGTCTTTATAGAAATAAATAA
- the hemF gene encoding oxygen-dependent coproporphyrinogen oxidase produces the protein MSKIDTAVLKNYLTGLQDRITQTMAELDGKEFATDSWSKPEDAKLKGDGRSRILEGGNILERGGVGFSHVRGDSMPPSATAHRPELAGRSFEAMGVSLVFHPRNPHIPTVHMNVRCFIAQAEGKDPVWWFGGGMDLTPYYGDAADCKHFHIACKNALDPFNKELHPKFKKWCDDYFYLKHRDEPRGIGGIFYDDFSELGFEKSFEMTRSVGDAFLDAYIPIVKKHMNDPYTEAQREFQAFRRGRYVEFNLVFDRGTLFGLQSGGRTESILMSMPPIVRWGYDWKPAEDSPEARLYSEFLKPKDWINT, from the coding sequence ATGTCAAAGATTGATACAGCAGTTTTAAAAAACTACTTAACCGGTCTTCAAGATCGCATCACTCAAACCATGGCTGAGTTAGATGGCAAAGAATTCGCCACAGACTCTTGGAGTAAACCTGAAGATGCCAAATTAAAAGGTGATGGTCGCTCTCGCATTCTAGAAGGCGGCAATATCCTTGAACGTGGTGGCGTAGGTTTCTCACATGTAAGAGGGGACTCCATGCCTCCGTCCGCAACGGCTCATAGACCGGAGCTCGCAGGCCGATCATTTGAAGCGATGGGCGTCTCTTTGGTGTTCCATCCACGTAACCCTCACATCCCAACGGTGCACATGAATGTGCGTTGCTTTATCGCCCAAGCTGAAGGTAAAGATCCTGTTTGGTGGTTTGGTGGCGGCATGGATTTAACACCTTATTACGGTGATGCTGCTGATTGCAAACACTTCCATATCGCTTGCAAAAATGCTCTAGATCCTTTTAACAAAGAATTACATCCAAAATTTAAAAAATGGTGTGATGATTATTTCTATCTAAAACACCGTGACGAACCACGCGGCATTGGCGGCATTTTTTATGATGACTTTAGCGAATTAGGATTTGAAAAAAGCTTTGAAATGACTCGTTCTGTTGGCGATGCATTTTTAGATGCTTATATCCCCATCGTTAAGAAACATATGAATGACCCTTACACAGAAGCACAGAGGGAATTCCAAGCCTTCCGCAGAGGCAGGTATGTTGAATTTAATCTTGTGTTCGACCGCGGCACTTTATTTGGATTGCAATCAGGTGGTCGTACAGAATCGATTTTGATGTCGATGCCTCCCATCGTTCGTTGGGGCTACGACTGGAAACCGGCTGAAGATTCTCCAGAAGCGCGTTTGTATAGCGAATTCTTAAAACCAAAAGATTGGATTAATACGTGA
- the purD gene encoding phosphoribosylamine--glycine ligase has product MKILVVGSGGREHALAWKLAQSPKVQKVFVAPGNGGTATAAAKHMGIENLPVTDLQELAKFAESEQIHLTVVGPEAPLAGGIVDIFRSKGLRVFGPTQKAAQLESSKDFAKAFMKRHNIPTAEYQTFSDIKEAHAYIDQKGAPIVIKADGLAAGKGVVVAMTLEEAHGAIDMMLSDNKLGDAGARVVIEEFLTGEEASFIVMVDGHNVLTLATSQDHKRLLDADQGPNTGGMGAYSPAPVVTPEIHARALREIIMPTVQGMAADGIPFTGFLYAGLMISEDGKVKTLEFNCRMGDPETQPIMSRMKSDFLTALDAAVDGKLDQVELEWDPRIALGVVMAAHNYPETPRKGDAISGIPADGPDHVTFHAGTTMDGDVLKTSGGRVLCVVGLDHTTRGAQQKAYAIVDQIKFDGAQFRRDIGYRAL; this is encoded by the coding sequence ATGAAGATTTTAGTGGTTGGTTCTGGTGGTCGTGAACACGCATTAGCTTGGAAGTTGGCTCAATCTCCTAAAGTGCAAAAAGTATTTGTGGCTCCCGGTAATGGCGGCACAGCAACAGCCGCCGCTAAACATATGGGTATTGAAAATCTACCAGTCACCGATCTACAAGAGCTTGCCAAATTTGCCGAGTCAGAGCAGATTCATTTAACAGTCGTTGGCCCAGAAGCTCCTTTAGCAGGTGGCATTGTTGATATTTTTAGATCAAAAGGTTTACGTGTATTTGGTCCAACTCAAAAAGCCGCCCAACTGGAATCATCAAAAGATTTCGCTAAAGCGTTTATGAAACGCCACAACATTCCTACCGCCGAATATCAAACCTTTTCCGATATCAAAGAAGCGCATGCTTATATTGATCAAAAAGGCGCGCCGATTGTGATTAAAGCGGATGGTTTAGCTGCTGGTAAAGGCGTTGTGGTTGCTATGACACTTGAAGAAGCTCATGGCGCAATTGACATGATGCTTTCCGATAACAAACTAGGTGATGCAGGCGCACGCGTTGTGATTGAAGAATTCTTAACCGGTGAGGAAGCAAGCTTCATCGTCATGGTTGATGGCCACAATGTTTTAACACTCGCTACTAGCCAAGATCACAAACGTTTATTGGATGCAGACCAAGGCCCAAACACAGGTGGCATGGGTGCTTACTCCCCAGCGCCCGTTGTAACACCAGAAATTCATGCGCGCGCATTGCGTGAAATCATCATGCCAACCGTCCAAGGGATGGCAGCTGATGGTATTCCGTTTACAGGCTTCTTATACGCAGGCCTGATGATTTCTGAAGATGGCAAAGTAAAAACTCTTGAATTTAACTGCCGCATGGGAGACCCAGAAACACAGCCTATCATGTCTCGCATGAAGAGCGATTTTTTAACTGCTCTAGATGCGGCTGTTGATGGCAAATTAGACCAAGTAGAGTTGGAGTGGGATCCACGTATTGCTTTAGGCGTGGTCATGGCTGCCCATAACTACCCTGAGACACCTCGTAAAGGTGATGCCATTTCAGGCATTCCTGCGGATGGCCCAGACCATGTTACTTTCCACGCTGGCACAACCATGGACGGCGATGTTTTAAAAACATCCGGTGGACGCGTCTTATGCGTGGTTGGCTTAGACCACACCACTCGAGGCGCGCAACAAAAAGCATACGCGATTGTTGATCAAATTAAGTTTGATGGCGCGCAATTCCGTCGTGATATTGGCTATAGAGCTCTCTGA
- a CDS encoding YebC/PmpR family DNA-binding transcriptional regulator, producing MAGHSKWANIQHRKGRQDEKRGKIWTKLIREITVAAKMGGGDIATNPRLRLAIDKAKDSNMPNDNVQRAVARGTGSLEGVNYEEIRYEGYGLNGAAVIVDALTDNRTRTVAEVRHAFTKHGGNLGTDGSVAFLFKHCGRMFFAPGTSEDALMEAALEAGADDVVPQDDGSIEVITPAYEFTNIKEALIAKGFTPELGEVTMRPDNETELSGDDAEKMQKLLDALESLDDVQEVFTNASIE from the coding sequence ATGGCTGGTCATTCCAAATGGGCCAACATTCAACATCGCAAAGGTCGTCAAGACGAAAAGCGAGGAAAAATCTGGACAAAGCTGATTCGTGAAATCACTGTAGCCGCCAAAATGGGTGGAGGCGATATAGCAACTAACCCGCGTCTACGCTTAGCGATTGATAAAGCAAAAGACTCCAACATGCCTAACGACAACGTGCAACGTGCGGTTGCGCGTGGTACTGGTTCATTAGAAGGCGTGAACTATGAAGAAATCCGCTATGAGGGTTATGGCTTAAACGGGGCTGCTGTGATCGTAGACGCTTTAACTGATAACCGCACTAGAACCGTAGCAGAGGTCAGACATGCCTTTACAAAACATGGCGGTAATTTAGGCACCGATGGTTCAGTGGCATTTTTGTTCAAACACTGCGGTCGCATGTTCTTTGCCCCTGGCACATCGGAAGACGCTTTAATGGAAGCTGCTCTTGAAGCCGGCGCTGATGATGTGGTGCCACAAGACGATGGCTCTATCGAGGTCATCACACCCGCTTATGAATTTACAAATATTAAAGAAGCATTAATCGCCAAAGGCTTCACTCCAGAATTGGGTGAAGTCACGATGCGCCCTGATAACGAAACAGAGTTGTCAGGTGACGATGCGGAAAAAATGCAGAAGCTATTAGATGCTCTTGAAAGTCTAGATGATGTTCAAGAAGTATTTACCAATGCTTCCATAGAATAA